DNA from Nitriliruptor alkaliphilus DSM 45188:
GTCGGTCCACGCCGCCGTCGCCTGCGCGGCGCCGACGTTCCACAGCGTCTCGAAGATCGGCAGGGCATCGCCGAGATCCGGGTCGGCGAGCTCGACGTGGGCGCCGAGGTCCGCCAGCAGATCGACCGCGGCGGCCACCGCCGCGGCGATCTCCGGCTCGACGACGATCCCGCCGAGGGTCGGGCTGAAGGCCACCCGCAGCCCCGCTACCCCGCCCTCGAGCTGGTCCACGAAGCGCCCCTCGGGGCGGCGTTGCGCGGTCGCGTCGCGCGGATCCGGGGTGGCCTGCACGTCGAGCATCAGGGCGGTGTCGGCGACCGTCCGGGTCATCGGGCCGTGGTGGGCCAGCGTGCCGTACGGGGTGGCGGGCCAGAGGGGCACGACGCCCTGGGTGGGCTTGAGACCGACGTGCCCGCAGAACGCCGCCGGGATGCGGATCGACCCGCCGCCGTCGCTGCCCGTCGCCAACGGCACCATCCCCGTCGCCACGGCGGCCGAGCTGCCGCCGCTGGAGCCACCGGCGGTCCGGGCAGGGTCCCACGGGTTGCAGGTGACGCCGGTCAGCGGCGAGTCGGTGACCGCCTTCCACCCGAGCTCGGGTGTGGTGGTCTTGCCCACGAGGACCGCGCCGTTGGCCCGCAGCGCCGCCACCGACGGCGAGTCCGTCGTGTCGAGGACGGCCGCGTCGGTCGTGAGCGACCCGCGGCGGGTCGCCCACCCCGTCACCAGCATCAGGTCCTTGATCGCCGCCGGGACCCCGTCGACGACGCCGAGCGGCGCACCGGCGGCCCACCGTCGTTGGGAGGCCAGCGCCGCGGCGCGTGCACCGTCGGCGTCCACGAAGCAGAACGCGTTGGTGACCTCGTCGACCTCGGCGATCCGGGCGAGACACGCGTCGGTCGCCTCGACCGGCGACAGGTCGCCGCGGGCGTACCGGGCGACCAGCTCGGTGGCCGGCAGGTCGGTGAGGGCCTCCATCGCGGCGCCGGTCGTCGGGGCGGTCACGCGGCCGTCGCCTTCTCGATCGCCTCGGTCACGATCGCGATCGCCGTGTCGACCTGTGCCTCGTCGACGACCAGCGGTGGGATCAGCCGCACGACCTGACCGTAGGCGCCGCACGCCAGCAGCAGCAGGCCCCGTTGCTCGGCCTCCTTGAGGACCCGCCCCGCGGCGGCACCGTCGGGCGCACCCTCCGGGTCGCGCAGCTCGACACCGACCATCAGCCCGCGCCCGCGCACGTCACCGACGGCGTCGATGTCCAGCGTGCTGCGACGCAGCCCGTCGAGCAGCCGATCGCCCAGCACCTCGGCGCGTGCGACCAGCCCCTCCTCGGCGACCACGTCCAGGGTCGCCAGCGCGGCGGCACAGGACACGGCGTTGCCACCGTACGTGCCGCCCTGCGAGCCCGGCCGCCCCTGCGCCATCAGCGCGGCGGGTGCGCCGAAGGTCGACAGGGGGAACCCGCTGGCCAGGCCCTTGGCCGAGACCACCAGGTCCGGGACGATGCCCGCGTGGTCGTGGCCCCAGAACCTGCCGGTGCGCCCGATGCCGGTCTGGATCTCGTCGATGACCAGCAGCATGCCGTGACGGTCGCACCGTTCACGCAACCCGCGGAGGAAGGCGTCCGGCGCGGGGACGTACCCGCCCTCGCCGAGCACCGGCTCGACGAAGATCGCCGCGGTCTCGTCCGGGGCGGTGTGGGTGGCGAGGAGGTGGTCGAGCTCGGCCAACGCGAACCGGGTGGCCTCCGCCTCGCTCCAGCCGTAGCGGTGGGCGGTCGGGAACGGGGCGGTGTGGACCCCGCCCATCAGCGGCGCCAGGCCGGAGCGGAGCGCCGTCTTCGAGGTCGTCATCGACAGCGCCCCCATGGTGCGTCCGTGGAACCCGCCGTCGAACGCGATGACGTTGGGTCGGCCGGTGGCCTGACGCACCAGCCGCAGGGCGGCCTCGACCGCCTCGGTGCCGGCGCTGGCGAAGAAGAACGCGTCGATCCCGGCCGGCATGACCTCGGTCAGCCGCTCGCTCAGCTCGAGCAGTGGCTGGTGGCGCACGGTCGTGTACTGGGCGTGCACGATCCGGCCGATCTGTTCCTGGGCCGCGGCCACGACCCGGGGGTGGCCGTGCCCGGTCGACAGCACCCCGATGCCGGCGGTGAAGTCGAGGTAGCGGCGGCCGTCGTGGCCGAACAGCTCGGCGCCCGAGCCGCCGACGGCGATGACGTCGCTGGACTGGCGCAGCAGCGGGGAGAGCATCGTCGCTCCTCGAAGGTGGACTCCCCGGGCTGTCCGGTCCCGCCGGTCGACGGTCGGTGCGGGCCGTGGGAGGCGGTGCTGGACACACGGTGGCAGCGGTGCGTAGGATTGTCAACAATCGTACGACCCGTGCCGACGGACCCGTGCGTCCTGCCACCGTCCCCACCCGCCTGTCACCGAGGAGCCCCGGTGTCCGTCACCCGAAGCCGCGACGCTGCGCCGCCCGACGAGCCGGCGGTGGGTGCCATCGCGCCGATCGCGCGTCGGACCACGGTGAGCCTCATCGCCGAGCGCCTGCGCGCGGGCATCGGGGACGGGACCTTCCCGGCGGGCGAGCAGCTCGGAGAAGCTCACCTCGCCGAGCAGCTGGAGGTCAGCCGCGGCCCGGTGCGCGAGGCGCTGCAACGGTTGATCCAGGAAGGTCTGCTGATCAGCCACCCGCACCGCGGCGTGTTCGTGGTCTCGTTGGGCGCGGCGGACGTCGCCGACGTCCATCTCGCTCGGCGGGCGGTCGAGACCGCAGCGGTCGAACGCGTGGCCGACGCCGTGCGGCGGGACGGCGGCGCCGTGCTGGCGCCTGCGCGGGCCGTGCTCGATCAGCTCGCGGCGGCCGCCGCCGAGGACGATTGGCCGGCGGTCGCTGACCTCGACCTCGAACTGCACCACGCGCTCGTCACGGCGGCCGACAGCCCGCGTCTGTCGCGGATGTACGCCACGCTGGTGGTCGAGACGCGGCTGTGCCTCGGTGCGCTCGAGCCGGCCTACCCCGTCCGCGCCGAGCTGGTCGACGAACACGCCGAGCTCATCGACGCGGTGGCCACCGGTGACGCCGCCATCGCGCGGCGGGTCCTCGAGCAGCACCTCGGCGACGGGGTCGACCGGCTGGCCGCGCGTACCCCCGACCCCGGATCCCCCGAGGAGTGAGCCGATGACGTCGAGGTACCTGGAGCTGCTGCTGCCGACCATCGGGGCCCGCGGGGTCGCCCGGTTGCTCGACGACCAGGCGCCACGGACCTGCGCGGCCGTGTGGAAGGCCCTGCCCCTCGAGGACGACCTCTACCACGCCAAGTACGCCCGCAACGAGGTCTACGCGTTCTTCTCGGCGCTCGCCGACCCACCGGTCGGACTCGAGAACCCGACCATCACCCCCATCCCCGGGGACCTGTGCTACTTCGAGTTCTCCTCGGGTCAGCTGCCCGCCGCCAGCTACGGCTACAGCGAGGACGAGGGCAGCGCGGGCCGCGACACGGTGGTCGACATCGCGCTGTTCTACGGCCGCAACAACCTGCTGATCAACGGCGACGTGGGGTACGTCCCGGGCAACGTCTTCGCGACCGTGGTCGAAGGTCTCGACGAACTGGCCGCCGCCTGCAACCGTGTGTGGCGTGAGGGTGCCGTCGGCGAACGGCTCCTGCTGCGCCGGTACGAGAGCTGAGGGAGGCCGCCATGGCCACACCCGTCGTCCGCTCGCCTCAGGGGTCGGTCCCCACGCGGTTCAAGGGGCCGGTGCGGTTCGACGAGGTCCCGGTCGACACCGACGCGATCGGCGTGGTGGTCCCGTTCGATTTCGAGCTGGACTGGGAGTACTGGAAGTACCTGCCCTCCCACGTCGAGCTGTTCTTCACCCGCACCCCGTACGTCCAGGCCCCGGTGGGGCTGGAGATGGCCCGGGCGTGCGGCCGTCCGAGCGTGGTCGCCAAGGGCGTCAAGGCGCTCGGGGCGGTGCGTCCCGCGTCGACCCTGTACGCCTGCACCTCAGGCAGCTTCGTCGACGGGCTCGCCGGTGAGGCGGCCATCCGCGAGGCGATGCTCCGTGCCGGTGCCCGCCGCGCGGTCACCAGCAGCGGCGCGGCGCTGCAGGCGCTCGATGCCGTCGGCGCCCGGCGGGTCTCGGTCGTGGCCCCCTACACCAAGGGCACCACCGTCAAGCTCGTCGACTTCCTCACCGAGGCCGGTGTGGTGACGGTCCGGGCCGCCTACCTGGGCCTCAACGGATCGATCAGCCGGGTCAGCCAGGCGACGATCGCTGAGCTGGTCCGATCGGCGGCGCACCCCGAGGCCGAGGCGATCTACGTCAGCTGCACGGCGATGCGGACCTTCGGGATGGTCGCCGAGCTGGAGCGCGAGCTGCGCGTGCCGATCCTGACCTCGAACCAGGTGTCGCTGTGGGCTGCCCTCTGGGAGGCCGACATCCTGCCGCGGGCGACCCAGGAGCACGGGTGGGTCATGGGCGGCGGCGACCCGATGAGCCGCTCGACCGCGCTGCTGTTGGCCGCGGCGGGGGCGTCACCGGCCGGGTTGGGTCACCGGCTCTGACGTGCCGGCTGCGAACAGCGTGCCGAGACCGTCGGCGCGGGCGGTGCGGCCGCTGAGGCGCAGCGCCTCGAAGACGGTCACCTGGTTGGCCGTCAGCACGGGCTTGCCGACCCTGGCCTCGAGCCGGTCGAGCAGCCGCACGGTGTGCAGCGCGGTGTCGGGCACGAGGATCGCCTGTGCCTCCGGGTGGTCGCCAGCGGCCACGAAGCCGACGGTCGCGTCCGCGTCCAGGGTGCCGACCTCGGCGGCGGTGACGATGCCCTGCGAACCGGTCGCGAGCACGGCCACGCCCGCGTGGTCGAGGAACGTCGCGAAACGCTGGGCGACGTCGGCGGGGTAGGTCGCGGCCACCGCGACCCGCGTGATGCCGAGCGCGGCCAACGCCGAGACGAACGCGAACGAGGTGCTCGACGCGGGTGCTCCGAGGTCCTGGCTCAGCGCGTCGACCTGCGCTCGCGCACCGTCCCAGCCGAACACGAAGCTCCCGCTGGTGCAGGCCCAGACGCCGACGTCGACCCCGCGCGCCTGCAGCTCCTTCGCGCCGGGTCGGAGCCGGTCGCGGCCGCCGATCTCCAGCAGCGCGTCCTCGCGATGGGCGTCCTCGCCCATCCCGGTGTGCACGACCTCGACGACGACCTGCGGGCCGAGCATGGCAGCGACCGCGGGGTAGTCGTCCTCGGCCGCGTGGCCCGGGTACAGGAACCCCAGCCGGACGGGTCCCGCGTCGTGTCGGTCGGCGGCGATGACAGGTACCGATCGTCGGGTCGCCCCCACCCTACGGTCAGCCGATGCTCCCGCGCGTCAGTCCTCGGTGGGGCGCGCGGTGATGGTGCCGATCTCGACGCACTCGACCCGGATCCCGTCGAGCTCCTCGGGCAGCGCGTGGGTGGCCGGCTGCGTGCGCACGTAGATGCGCAGGCACCCGTCCCCGATGCCGACGCCCTCGACCCCGTCCTGCTGCCCGAACCGGCGCTGCGCCTCCTGCTTGGCCGCCCGCAACTGCTCGATGGTGGGGCGGTCAGGGCCCGGCACAGCGGTGCTCCCGGTCGTCGATCACGCCGGCAGCGTACGACCGTCCGGGTCGGCCGCGCCCACGATCGTGGCGCCGAGCTCGGCGAGCACCACCTGGATGGGGTTGCAGAACGTGGTGTCGCCGCCCCCGGCGAACAGCAGGCCGACGGGCGCGTGCGACAGCCCATCGACCACGAGCGAGCCTGAGTCGCCGCCGTCGCTGAACGGTGTGCCCGCCCCGACCACCGCGAACTGGTCCTCGAAGCGCACCGTCCGGGTCCCGAAGCGGACCTGGATGTCGGCCGCGATGTCGAGCACGACCCCCACGGTGTGGCCGGTCGTCCGCCCGTGCTTGCGCACGGAGCGGTACAGCACCGCCTCGACCGGCTCGGTCAGCGGCGGACCGATGTCGACGATCTCGGGCAAGACGTCGGCCGGGTCGAGGAGCTCACCCACCGCGGCATCGACGGTGTTGCCGCCGTCGAACCGCAGCGGGACCATCGCGTGCAGCCGCGCGATGGGGTCGTCGGGGTCACCGCCGTCGGCCGGCCCCGGTTCGAGGATGGGGTCGCCGATCTCGGCGGCGTTCGAGTTCGCCAGGACGTGGTTGTTGGACAGGATGTAGCGACCCGGCGCGTCGGCGAGCTCGACCAGGCAGCCGAGGGTCCCGGCGGTCACGTCACGGTGGCCGACCGACACCCCGCAGGGCACGGGACGGCCCCGGGCGACGAGGTCACCCAGGGCGATCACGTCGGTGGGCACGCCGGCGACCTCGTCGGGCACGAGCTCGCGGGCGGTCAGCTCACGACGCGGCCGTTTCGTACGCACGTACACGCGGACCGCGAGGCCGTCGAGACCGCGGCCGACGACCTTGGCGCCGTACCCCACGCCGAGCAGGTTGCCGCGTGGCGGCAGCTGCATCGGTTCGTCCGCGGCGGCCGCCGCCGGGCCGAGCAGCGCCCTGAGCACCTCACGTTTGGAGGCCGCGGCCTCGGCCCGCAGCTCGCTGGCGTCCGACATCTCGGTCCTCTCCCCGTCGCGGCTGTCACGCGGCTGCGGCGCTGGTGCCGACCGGCGTGTGACGAGAGTGCATCACATGCCGGTGACATCAGCGCCGCTGGGTCTGGGTCAGCTGACGGGGGTGAGCTTGACCCCCTCGGCGTGCAGGACGCGCAGGCTGCGGGCGATGAAGGAGGCCATCTGGTCGCGGCGGACGGTCTGGGTCGGTTCGTAGGTGGTGGCGGTGCGGCCCTTGGCGATGTCGAGCTGCGCGGCGACGTCGATGTTGTCGGCGTGGGCGCTGCCGGCGGTGTCGGTGAACGGGCTCGGGCCGGTGGGGGCCAGGTCCTGTTCGAGGATGACCTCGAGGGTGCGGATCAGGAACGAGGCCATCTGCTCGCGGGTGACGGGGTTGGCGGGCGAGAACCGGTCACCACCGCGGCCCTGGACGATCCCGAGCTCAGCGAGCTGGTTGATCGCGAGCTCGTGGGTGCTGCCGTTGTCGTCGCTGAAGCGGTCCTTCGGGTTGGCGGGCAGCTCGACGCCGGAGGCCCGCAGGGTGCGTGCCAGGAAGGAGGTCATCTGGTCGCGGCGGACGTCGGCGTCCGGCTGGTAGGTGCCGTCGGTCTGGCCCTTGGCGATCCCGTAGCCGGCGACGCAGCCGATGGCGTCACCGTGCGGGGGGCCGGCCACGTCGGGGAAGGTCACCGCCGGGACCGCGGCGCAGGCCGGGTTGTCGTCCGTGGCTGCGGTGACGTCGATGGTGCGTGTCGGGGAGGTGGCGCTGTCGAACCCGGGGCCGGTGCGGCCGGCGTAGGAGTGCACCAGCCGGTAGGAGGCCGAGGCGGTCGGTGCGATGGTGAAGCTGACGTTGCCCTTGCTGTCGGTGGTGGTGGTGGCGATGGTGGCGAAGCTGCCGCCGGTGGGGCGACGCTGGAGTGTGACCTTCTGCCCGGTGACGGCGGCACCGCCGTCGGTGCGGGTCAGCTTGCCCGAGACGGTCACCTTCGAGAAGGCCGGCACCGACGAGGCGGACACGGCCGACGACAGCGACGTCGCGATCCGGGTACGTGCAGCCGGATTGGACAGCACAGCCAAGCTGCCTGGGGGTCCCTGGTCGGGGCTCTGGTCTTCGTAGTAGGTGCCCGGCTCGAGGAAGGTGTACCGGTTGACCGCGACGTAGCGGACCTCGGCTGGGGAGCCGAGGCAGGTGCGGGGCACCTTCACCGACGTGGTGAAGGTGGCCGCGTGGTAGGCGACCGTCCCGGAGCACGTGGCCTGGTCGGCGTTGTGGTGCCACACCTCGCCCACGTACGCGTCGTCCTCGACCCGGGCGTACACCACCAGGTCCGTGTCGGCGTCGCCGTCGATGTCGACGCGCCACGAGATCCAGGACCAGTCCTCGACCCGTGCGGCGTCCTCGAGCGGGTGTGGCCCGCCTGCGACCCGGGCGACGAAGGTGACGTCGTGGGTGCCGTGGGTGACCCCGGTCACGAGCAGATCAGCCGACTCAGGTACCGGGTGCGGTGCGCCCCCGTTCGTGGTCACGTCGCTGGCGGGGTCGGTGATCGTCACCGAGGTCGCGGTCGTGGCAGCGCCGGCCAGTGCGGCCGGCGCGGTCAGAGCGGTCAGCAACAGGATCCCGGTGAGCGGGCGGCGGATCGAGCGCGAACGGAGCACGAGGTTCCCTCTCGGAGGTCGGCGGCAGCGTGTACCGACGTGCGACCCAGGCAACGCCATGTCGAGGTCGGCGGCATGAGCAGCCGCTGCTCAGACCCGATCCGCCGCTACTCAGTCCGGGCCCGTCGTTACTCACTCACGTCCGCGCGGGACGCTGCGGCGCTGGTGCCGACCGGCGTGTGAGGAGAGTGCATCACATGCCGGTGACATCAGCGCCGCTGGGTCTGGGTCAGCTGACGGGGGTGAGCTTGACCCCCTCGGCGTGCAGGACGCGCAGGCTGCGGGCGATGAAGGAGGCCATCTGGTCGCGGCGGACGGTCTGGGTCGGTTCGTAGGTGGTGGCGGTGCGGCCCTTGGCGATGTCGAGCTGCGCGGCGACGTCGATGTTGTCGGCGTGGGCGCTGCCGGCGGTGTCGGTGAACGGGCTCGGGCCGGTGGGGGCCAGGTCCTGTTCGAGGATGACCTCGAGGGTGCGGATCAGGAACGAGGCCATCTGCTCGCGGGTGACGGGGTTGGCGGGCGAGAACCGGTCACCACCGCGGCCCTGGACGATCCCGAGCTCAGCGAGCTGGTTGATCGCGAGCTCGTGGGTGCTGCCGTTGTCGTCGCTGAAGCGGTCCTTCGGGTTGGCGGGCAGCTCGACGCCGGAGGCCCGCAGGGTGCGTGCCAGGAAGGAGGTCATCTGGTCGCGGCGGACGTCGGCGTCCGGCTGGTAGGTGCCGTCGGTCTGGCCCTTGGCGATCCCGTAGCCGGCGACGCAGCCGATGGCGTCACCGTGCGGGGGGCCGGCCACGTCGGGGAAGGTCACCGCCGGGACCGCGGCGCAGGCCGGGTTGTCGTCCGTGGCTGCGGTGACGTCGATGGTGCGTGTCGGGGAGGTGGCGCTGTCGAACCCGGGGCCGGTGCGGCCGGCGTAGGAGTGCACCAGCCGGTAGGAGGCCGAGGCGGTCGGTGCGATGGTGAAGCTGACGTTGCCCTTGCTGTCGGTGGTGGTGGTGGCGATGGTGGCGAAGCTGCCGCCGGTGGGGCGACGCTGGAGTGTGACCTTCTGCCCGGTGACGGCGGCACCGCCGTCGGTGCGGGTCAGCTTGCCCGAGACGGTCACCTTCGAGAAGGCCGGCACCGACGAGGCGGACACGGCCGACGACAGCGACGTCGCGATCCGGGTACGTGCAGCCGGATCGGACAGCACGGGGGTGCCGCCCCCCTGGTCGGGGGCCCAGTCGTGATAGGCGGTGTCCGGTGCACTGACCATGTACCGGCTGTAGGCGTAGACCCGGATCTCGGCTGGTGAGTCGAGGCAGGTGCGGGGCACCTTCAGAGACGTGGTGAAGGTGGCCGCGTGGTAGGCGACCGTCCCGGAGCACGTGGCCTGGTCGGCTTGGGAGTGCCACACCTCGCCCACGTAGGCGCCGTCCAGGACCTGGACGGATGCCCAGAACTCCGCGGTGGCGTCGCCGCCGGTGTCCACGGCCCAGTTGATCATGGACAGCTCTTGGTCACGGACGCCATCCTCGAGCGGGTGGGGCCCGCCTGCGACCCGGGCGACGAAGGTGACGTGGTTGGTGCCGTGGGTGACGCCCGCGGCGACCAGATCGGCGGCACCGGGGGCGGGCAGCGGCGCGCCGCTGCGTGCCTCCGCGTCGCCGACAGGGTCGGTGACCGTGACCGACGTCGCGGTCGTGGCGGCGCTGGCCGCCGTGATCGGTGCGCCCAGCGCGGACAGGGCGGTGAGCGCGAGGAGTCCGGCGAGCGGGCGTCGGATGAGGCGTTGGCGGTTCACAGAGGTCCCTCCGGGGAGTCGTCGGTGCGGCAGGTCGATGTGCGCAGGCAACGCGAGCGCGAGGCCGGCGACGTGAGCAGCCGCTGCTCAGACCCGGTCCGCTGCTACCCAGTCCCGATCCGTCGTTGCTCACCCCACGTCCGGGCGGGACGCTCTGGGCGGGAGGCTCCGGGCTGGTCGGTAGCCTCGGGGTCGACCTCCCCCAACCTCCCCCGAACCGGAGCGAGCGCAGCCGTGGCCGAGTACTGCTATGTGATGAAGGGCCTGACCAAGACCGTGCCGGGCGGCAAGACGGTCCTGGAGAACATCTGGCTGTCGTTCCTGCCGGGGGTGAAGATCGGGGTCATCGGCCCGAACGGCTCCGGCAAGTCCTCGCTGATGAAGATCATGGCCGGCGTCGACACCCAGTTCGAGGGCGAGGCGTGGCCCGCCAAGGGCCTGTCCGTCGGCTACCTGCCGCAGGAGCCCGAGCTCGACGAGTCCAAGAACGTGCGGGACAACGTCCTGTCGGGCATGGGCGAGACCGCGGGCCTCGTCGGTCGGTTCAACGAGCTGACGGCCAAGCTGTCCGAGCCCCTCGACGACGACGAGATGCAGAAGGTCTACGACGAGATGGGCGAGGTGCAGGACGCGATCGATGCGGCCGACGCCTGGGACCTCGACCGCACCATCGAGATCGCGATGGACGCCCTACGCGTCCCCGACGTCGAGGACGTCAGCGTCCTGTCCGGCGGCGAGAAGCGCCGCGTCGCGCTCTGCAAGCTGCTGCTGAGCAAGCCCGACATCCTCCTGCTCGACGAGCCCACCAACCACCTCGACGCCGAGACCGTCGCCTGGCTCCAGCGCCACCTCGCCGACTACGCCGGCATGGTGGTGGCCATCACCCACGACCGCTACTTCCTCGACGAGGTGGCCGAGTGGATCCTGGAGCTCGACCGGGGCAAGGGCTTCCCGTTCGAGGGCAACTACTCGGGGTGGCTCGAGCAGAAGCGTGAGCGCCTGCGCCAGGAGGAGCGCGAGGAGTCCGCCCACCAGCGCCAGCTCGCCGAGGAGGCCGAGTGGGTCAAGGCCTCGCCGCAGGGGCGGCGCACCAAGGCCAAGGCGCGCGTCCAGGCCTACGAGTCGATGCTCAACCAGGACCGGCCGAAGCAGATCACCAAGCCCATCATCATGATCCCCGAGGGTCCGCGCCTCGGTGACGTGGTGGTCGACGCCAAGGGCGTCATGAAGGGCTTCGGTGACAAGCTGCTCTACGAAGACCTGACCTTCACGCTGCCGCCCGGCGGCATCGTCGGGATCATCGGTCCGAACGGTGCCGGCAAGACCACCCTGTTCCGCATGATCGTCGGCGAGGAATCCCCCGACGAGGGCGAGCTGCGCGTCGGCGAGACGGTCCAGCTGAGCTACGTCGACCAGTCCCGTCAGGAGCTCGACCCCGCCAAGAGCGTGTTCGAGGAGATCACCGGCGGCGGCGACTGGGTCAAGCTCGGGCGGACCGAGATGGCCTCGCGCGCCTACGTGGCCGCGTTCGGGTTCAAGGGTGGCGAGCAGCAGAAGAAGCTCGGCACGTGCTCGGGCGGTGAGCGCAACCGGGTCCACCTCGCCAAGCTCCTGCAGAACGAGGCCAACCTGCTGCTCCTCGACGAGCCCACCAACGACCTCGACGTCGACACCCTCCGCAGCCTCGAGGAAGCACTGCTCGAGTTCCCCGGCTGCGCGGTGATCACCAGCCACGACCGGTGGTTCCTCGACAAGGTCGCCACCCACATCCTCGCCTTCGAGGGCGATTCGGAGGTGACCTGGTTCCCCGGCGGGTACTCCGAGTACGAGGAGGACCTACGCAAGCGCAAGGGTGAGGACGCGCTGCAGCCCCACCGCATCAAGTACAAGCCGCTGACCCGCCGCACCAGCTGAGGGGAGCCCTCGTGGACGCCACCTCCGCGGTCGAGGGTCAGCTGGTGCTGATCAGCGACCGCCTGCTCGGCGACGACACCCGCGATCCGGGGTTCGTCGCGTTCGATCCGGATGACGCCGGGATGACCGTCGCTGGCGGCCGCACCGCCAGCGGGTGGGAGCTGTACGCCGGCGACGAGTCGGACGCCGAGCTCGAGGACATCGACCGCGTCCACGTCACCGAGCTCGAGTGGGCGCTCGAGCGCTACCCCACGCTCGCGTCCCTGGTGGCGACCCACGACGGGACCGCCGGCGCGTGGTTGGCCGAGGGCACCGGTTGGGTCGCCGTCGAGGATTGAGCGCGACGACGGGGCGAGCTTGACCTTCTCCTGGGACCGCGACAGCAAGGTGCTGATCATCGATGGCAGCGGGGACCCGGCCGGCCCGAACCTCGGGGCGCAGCGGGCGCACTTCGTCACCAGCGACGTGATCGCCTGGCCGTCCGCCATCGACGACGGGGCGACCTACCGGTTGCACCACGCGGCCCAGGGTGGGCTGGCTATCGCCGACGACGTGGTCACCGGCGGTGACGCCGTCGAGCTGTCCCCCGTCGCGGGAGGACTGCCCTCTGCCATCTCGGGCCGCGACGGGTTCCGCCACCTCGCTGGCCGCAGCGCCCTGTCGCTCGGCGTCGTACTGGACGACGAGACGCTGGACGCCTGGTTGACCGGGCAACTCGCGGTGTCGGCCACCTCGGCCGACGGTGAGCTGCTCGCGGCCACCGGCTTGCAGCTGCCCGGCGTGCTCGATGAGCGCTTCGCCGACGAGGACGCACCGCTCGGTCCGACCTGGGACGGCGACGTGCCCTCGCTCGGCCTGTGGGCACCGACGGCCAAGTCGGTGCGGGTCCACCTGTTCGACGAGCTGTCCAGCGGTGAGGCGCGCGAGGTCGTGCCGATGACCCGCCAGGGTGGCGTGTGGTCGGTGACGGGCGACCCGTCCTGGGACCGCGACGCCTACCTGTTCGAGGTCGAGGTGTACGTGCCCACCGAGGGCGAGGTGGTGACCAACCTCGTGACCGACCCCTACTCGCTGTCGCTGGCGGCCGACTCGGTCCGCTCGCAGCTGGTGCGGCTCGCGGACGCCGACCTGGCTCCCACCGGGTGGTCCGACCTGGTCAAGCCCGCGTTCCGAGGACAGCGTGACCTGACGGTCTACGAGTTGCACGTCCGGGACTTCTCGGCCAGCGACCCGACCGTTCCCGAGGAGGTGCGGGGTACCTACGAGGCGTTCACGCTCCCGGGCACCGCGGGGACCGACCACCTGCGGGCCTTGGCGGACGCTGGCCTGTCGCACGTCCACCTG
Protein-coding regions in this window:
- a CDS encoding amidase; amino-acid sequence: MTAPTTGAAMEALTDLPATELVARYARGDLSPVEATDACLARIAEVDEVTNAFCFVDADGARAAALASQRRWAAGAPLGVVDGVPAAIKDLMLVTGWATRRGSLTTDAAVLDTTDSPSVAALRANGAVLVGKTTTPELGWKAVTDSPLTGVTCNPWDPARTAGGSSGGSSAAVATGMVPLATGSDGGGSIRIPAAFCGHVGLKPTQGVVPLWPATPYGTLAHHGPMTRTVADTALMLDVQATPDPRDATAQRRPEGRFVDQLEGGVAGLRVAFSPTLGGIVVEPEIAAAVAAAVDLLADLGAHVELADPDLGDALPIFETLWNVGAAQATAAWTDAQRAAMDPGLRRITEDGARRSGVEYVAAAVARGDLATRVGTFHERFDLLVTPAVGISPFGADLDVPDGWPDDRWPTWAGFSWPFNLTGQPAISVPCGRTSAGLPIGLQLVGRRHEDALVLRAAHAYEQAGPDAGRPPR
- a CDS encoding maleate cis-trans isomerase family protein, with translation MATPVVRSPQGSVPTRFKGPVRFDEVPVDTDAIGVVVPFDFELDWEYWKYLPSHVELFFTRTPYVQAPVGLEMARACGRPSVVAKGVKALGAVRPASTLYACTSGSFVDGLAGEAAIREAMLRAGARRAVTSSGAALQALDAVGARRVSVVAPYTKGTTVKLVDFLTEAGVVTVRAAYLGLNGSISRVSQATIAELVRSAAHPEAEAIYVSCTAMRTFGMVAELERELRVPILTSNQVSLWAALWEADILPRATQEHGWVMGGGDPMSRSTALLLAAAGASPAGLGHRL
- a CDS encoding aspartate aminotransferase family protein; translated protein: MLSPLLRQSSDVIAVGGSGAELFGHDGRRYLDFTAGIGVLSTGHGHPRVVAAAQEQIGRIVHAQYTTVRHQPLLELSERLTEVMPAGIDAFFFASAGTEAVEAALRLVRQATGRPNVIAFDGGFHGRTMGALSMTTSKTALRSGLAPLMGGVHTAPFPTAHRYGWSEAEATRFALAELDHLLATHTAPDETAAIFVEPVLGEGGYVPAPDAFLRGLRERCDRHGMLLVIDEIQTGIGRTGRFWGHDHAGIVPDLVVSAKGLASGFPLSTFGAPAALMAQGRPGSQGGTYGGNAVSCAAALATLDVVAEEGLVARAEVLGDRLLDGLRRSTLDIDAVGDVRGRGLMVGVELRDPEGAPDGAAAGRVLKEAEQRGLLLLACGAYGQVVRLIPPLVVDEAQVDTAIAIVTEAIEKATAA
- a CDS encoding maleate cis-trans isomerase, coding for MAADRHDAGPVRLGFLYPGHAAEDDYPAVAAMLGPQVVVEVVHTGMGEDAHREDALLEIGGRDRLRPGAKELQARGVDVGVWACTSGSFVFGWDGARAQVDALSQDLGAPASSTSFAFVSALAALGITRVAVAATYPADVAQRFATFLDHAGVAVLATGSQGIVTAAEVGTLDADATVGFVAAGDHPEAQAILVPDTALHTVRLLDRLEARVGKPVLTANQVTVFEALRLSGRTARADGLGTLFAAGTSEPVTQPGR
- a CDS encoding DUF3830 family protein; its protein translation is MTSRYLELLLPTIGARGVARLLDDQAPRTCAAVWKALPLEDDLYHAKYARNEVYAFFSALADPPVGLENPTITPIPGDLCYFEFSSGQLPAASYGYSEDEGSAGRDTVVDIALFYGRNNLLINGDVGYVPGNVFATVVEGLDELAAACNRVWREGAVGERLLLRRYES
- a CDS encoding S-layer homology domain-containing protein is translated as MLRSRSIRRPLTGILLLTALTAPAALAGAATTATSVTITDPASDVTTNGGAPHPVPESADLLVTGVTHGTHDVTFVARVAGGPHPLEDAARVEDWSWISWRVDIDGDADTDLVVYARVEDDAYVGEVWHHNADQATCSGTVAYHAATFTTSVKVPRTCLGSPAEVRYVAVNRYTFLEPGTYYEDQSPDQGPPGSLAVLSNPAARTRIATSLSSAVSASSVPAFSKVTVSGKLTRTDGGAAVTGQKVTLQRRPTGGSFATIATTTTDSKGNVSFTIAPTASASYRLVHSYAGRTGPGFDSATSPTRTIDVTAATDDNPACAAVPAVTFPDVAGPPHGDAIGCVAGYGIAKGQTDGTYQPDADVRRDQMTSFLARTLRASGVELPANPKDRFSDDNGSTHELAINQLAELGIVQGRGGDRFSPANPVTREQMASFLIRTLEVILEQDLAPTGPSPFTDTAGSAHADNIDVAAQLDIAKGRTATTYEPTQTVRRDQMASFIARSLRVLHAEGVKLTPVS
- a CDS encoding GntR family transcriptional regulator, translated to MSVTRSRDAAPPDEPAVGAIAPIARRTTVSLIAERLRAGIGDGTFPAGEQLGEAHLAEQLEVSRGPVREALQRLIQEGLLISHPHRGVFVVSLGAADVADVHLARRAVETAAVERVADAVRRDGGAVLAPARAVLDQLAAAAAEDDWPAVADLDLELHHALVTAADSPRLSRMYATLVVETRLCLGALEPAYPVRAELVDEHAELIDAVATGDAAIARRVLEQHLGDGVDRLAARTPDPGSPEE